The following are encoded in a window of Phragmites australis chromosome 22, lpPhrAust1.1, whole genome shotgun sequence genomic DNA:
- the LOC133905425 gene encoding zinc finger CCCH domain-containing protein 67-like, which yields MAEPSDAAAAAVSARILELAADDDVAALGDLLAAHPSLADEPAPWYSPARGAEPMTPLMVAAAYGSVSCLDVLLSPPHLADPNRASPSSLSTALHLAAGGGAPSAPAAVSRLLAAGADPTLLDHLHRRPSDLVALPPNSLPLKNHLLSLLGARKEWPPDPSLPDIKNGAYASDDFRMYSFKVRACSRAYSHDWTECPFVHPGENARRRDPRKYHYSCVPCPEFKKGAACRRGDMCEYAHGVFESWLHPAQYRTRLCKDGVGCARRVCFFAHTPEELRPLYVSAGSRGAMEMAAAMGMGLPSPGASFTPPVSPSGGGSGVAGAWPQPSVPALCLPGSAGNLHLSRLRTSLSARSVAVGELLTSADYDGLVGSPASVQSARGKTLVPSNLDDLFSAEMASAAASHSPRYADQGGATFSPTHKAAMLNQFQQQQSLLSPRAMAAAVIPEPVSPMSSRLLAALAHREKMQQQTLRSMSSRDLGSGASLLVGSPVGSSWSKWGIPSGTPDWGADDEELGRLKRSSSFELRSGVNDDEPDLSWVNTLVKEPTLEKPSIGTLGQAASHEGISNDDDTAGVIGGWLEQLQLDEMVV from the coding sequence atgGCGGAGCCCTccgacgcggcggcggcagccgtcTCCGCTCGAATCCTGGAACTCGCGGCCGACGACGACGTGGCGGCGCTCGGGGACCTCCTCGCCGCGCACCCGTCCCTCGCCGACGAGCCCGCGCCGTGGTACTCCCCGGCGCGCGGCGCAGAGCCCATGACACCGCTCATGGTCGCCGCGGCTTACGGGTCCGTGTCCTGCCTCGACGTCCTTCTCTCGCCGCCCCACCTCGCCGACCCCAACCGCGCCTCCCCATCGTCCCTCTCCACCGCGCtccacctcgccgccggcggcggcgcgccctCCGCTCCTGCTGCCGTATCCCGCCTCCTTGCCGCCGGTGCCGACCCGACCCTCCTcgaccacctccaccgccggcCGTCCGACCTCGTCGCCCTTCCCCCCAACTCGCTCCCCCTCAAGAaccacctcctctccctcctcggGGCCCGCAAGGAGTGGCCGCCGGACCCCTCCCTCCCAGATATAAAGAACGGGGCCTACGCCTCCGACGACTTCCGCATGTACTCCTTCAAGGTGCGCGCGTGCTCGCGGGCCTACTCCCACGACTGGACGGAGTGCCCCTTCGTCCACCCCGGCGAGAACGCGCGGCGGAGGGACCCGCGCAAGTACCACTACAGCTGCGTGCCGTGTCCGGAGTTCAAGAAGGGCGCTGCCTGCCGGAGGGGGGACATGTGCGAGTACGCGCACGGGGTGTTCGAGAGTTGGCTCCACCCGGCACAGTACCGGACGCGGCTGTGCAAGGACGGCGTCGGGTGCGCGCGCCGCGTCTGCTTCTTCGCGCACACACCGGAGGAGCTCCGCCCGTTGTACGTGTCGGCGGGGTCGCGCGGCGCGATGGAGATGGCAGCGGCGATGGGGATGGGGCTGCCGTCGCCGGGGGCGTCGTTCACGCCACCTGTGTCGCCATCCGGCGGGGGGAGCGGAGTAGCGGGCGCGTGGCCGCAGCCTAGCGTGCCGGCGCTGTGCCTGCCCGGGAGCGCGGGGAACCTGCACCTCAGCCGGCTGCGCACGTCGCTGAGCGCGCGCAGCGTGGCGGTGGGCGAGCTGCTCACCTCGGCGGATTACGACGGCCTCGTCGGGTCGCCAGCCTCCGTGCAGTCGGCGAGGGGAAAGACGCTCGTGCCGTCAAATCTTGACGATCTGTTCTCCGCTGAGATGGCTAGCGCCGCGGCGTCTCACTCGCCGCGGTACGCAGACCAGGGGGGCGCTACTTTCTCGCCGACACACAAGGCCGCCATGCTGAACcagttccagcagcagcaaagCTTGCTATCTCCTCGGGCCATGGCTGCTGCAGTTATCCCAGAGCCAGTGTCTCCGATGAGCTCCCGGCTCCTTGCGGCCCTTGCGCATCGGGAGAAGATGCAGCAGCAGACGCTGAGAAGCATGAGCTCTCGCGACCTTGGCTCGGGGGCCTCCCTCCTGGTCGGATCACCAGTGGGCTCAAGCTGGTCCAAATGGGGAATTCCCTCTGGCACCCCAGATTGGGGTGccgatgatgaggagcttggCCGCCTCAAGCGGTCCTCGTCGTTTGAGCTGCGGAGCGGAGTGAACGACGATGAGCCGGACCTCTCATGGGTCAATACGCTGGTGAAAGAGCCAACGCTGGAGAAGCCGTCCATTGGCACTTTGGGTCAGGCAGCAAGCCATGAGGGTATCAGCAACGATGATGACACTGCCGGGGTCATCGGTGGCTGGCTCGAACAGCTCCAGCTGGATGAGATGGTAGTCTAG